In Candidatus Gastranaerophilales bacterium, a genomic segment contains:
- a CDS encoding GtrA family protein has product MFTDILGEKFGKLFHEYYKYILVGFVVTAVDFVILIAMTEFAHIYYMISAASAYTLASVLHYYLSIFYVFNNRNVKSKRVEFFIFFMLGILGLGVFTALMYFFTEMLHCHYIVSKILATGISFTFNFLTRKFLLFR; this is encoded by the coding sequence ATGTTTACTGATATATTGGGAGAAAAATTCGGGAAACTTTTTCATGAATATTATAAGTATATTTTAGTCGGGTTTGTGGTAACAGCTGTTGATTTTGTGATTTTGATTGCAATGACGGAGTTTGCTCATATTTATTATATGATTTCCGCCGCTTCGGCTTACACACTTGCTTCTGTATTGCATTATTATTTGAGTATATTTTATGTTTTTAACAACAGAAACGTGAAGAGCAAACGTGTTGAATTCTTTATTTTCTTTATGCTCGGCATATTGGGGTTAGGTGTTTTTACGGCATTAATGTACTTTTTCACCGAAATGCTGCATTGCCACTATATAGTATCTAAAATTTTAGCTACCGGTATTTCTTTTACGTTTAATTTTTTAACAAGAAAGTTTCTTTTATTCAGATAA
- the smpB gene encoding SsrA-binding protein SmpB codes for MGAKQEKTVASNKKAYHDYTIVEKYTAGIVLFGTEIKSIRKGAINLKDGFARIENNEAWLYNVHINPYEQGNRYNHEPLRTRKLLFNKKEIAKLIGKTKESGLTLVPLSVFLSGGWAKVEIGLAKGKNLHDKRDSIAKKTVKREIDRALKER; via the coding sequence ATGGGCGCTAAACAGGAGAAAACCGTTGCTTCAAATAAAAAAGCTTACCATGATTATACGATTGTGGAAAAATACACGGCAGGCATTGTTTTGTTTGGCACAGAGATTAAATCAATTCGCAAAGGCGCAATTAATCTCAAGGACGGTTTCGCAAGGATAGAGAACAACGAAGCATGGCTTTACAACGTGCATATTAACCCCTATGAGCAGGGAAACCGCTATAACCATGAGCCTTTAAGAACACGCAAGCTGCTTTTTAATAAAAAAGAAATCGCCAAACTTATCGGCAAAACCAAAGAATCAGGCTTGACTTTAGTACCGTTATCAGTGTTCCTCTCAGGCGGCTGGGCAAAAGTAGAAATAGGGCTTGCAAAAGGTAAAAATCTGCACGACAAGAGAGACAGTATAGCGAAAAAAACAGTTAAAAGAGAAATAGACAGAGCGTTGAAAGAGAGATAG
- the mutS gene encoding DNA mismatch repair protein MutS — MSNIYDLTSKNIDKSKLTPMLKQYLNVKEQHQDVILFYRMGDFYETFLEDAIITAKALEITLTSREAGGNGRIAMAGIPAKAIDNYMQKMLSKGLKVAICDQMEDPSEAKGLVKREVTRTISAGTIIESSLLDADKNNYLAALLINNQKNAFALAYCDITTGEFRITQSGIENLNSQLERINPAEILAVAKKLELKDFQIVSDLIADVPKDVKENYNCTLLDKQCFSFENAQKLIKEIFNAENLNAYGYPEFEQALCAAGAILSYLRHSQRDNMSKFDVISPYSVEAYMNIDANAQKGLELIATAREKTYKGSLLWAINQTSTNMGSRLLRNWLNQPLLDVKEINLRQDGVEELLEDSKKRMDLKLLLDRVYDVERLAIRITNNSANARDYLSLKQSLATVPQINEFLANSRSGYLKVFEDERPALADLASIIERTIFENPPVSIKEGNLINAGVNEELDYQRNLLTNGKAWLEDFEEKEKEKTGIRSLKVGYSKSFGYFIEITHANTSQVPANYIRKQTLTNAERYITPELKKHEDEVLNAQSRSIDIEYQIFSDFREYTKDFVNELKRFANDVAALDVLLSFASCAYENNYVRPIVDNSDDLIVQQGRHAVLEKILPLGTYVDNDLELCAAQKNPDTAQFMILTGPNMAGKSTYMRQNALIVVLAQIGSFVPAKFAKIGAVDKIFTRIGAVDDLTLGQSTFMVEMLETANILNCATSKSLILLDEIGRGTSTYDGVAIAWSVSEFIANKLQTRCIFATHYHELNIMADSYPQIKNYRVTVNEENDEIEFLRKVVPGSTSRSYGIQVAKTAGLPNSVVSKAMALMNRIQKDNTARINTKKCNSDLVVCTPQLSLFEE; from the coding sequence ATGTCTAATATTTATGATTTAACAAGTAAAAATATTGATAAATCAAAGCTTACACCTATGCTTAAGCAGTATTTGAATGTGAAAGAGCAACATCAGGACGTCATTCTTTTTTATCGGATGGGTGATTTTTACGAAACATTTTTAGAAGACGCTATTATTACTGCAAAAGCGCTTGAAATTACATTAACAAGCCGCGAAGCAGGCGGCAACGGCAGAATTGCAATGGCGGGCATTCCTGCAAAAGCAATCGACAACTATATGCAAAAAATGCTCTCTAAAGGCTTAAAAGTAGCTATCTGCGACCAGATGGAAGATCCGTCTGAAGCTAAAGGACTTGTCAAAAGAGAAGTTACAAGAACAATAAGCGCAGGAACTATTATAGAATCTTCCCTGTTAGATGCCGACAAAAACAATTATCTTGCGGCTTTGCTTATTAATAATCAAAAAAATGCTTTTGCGCTTGCTTACTGTGATATTACAACAGGCGAATTTAGGATTACACAATCAGGTATAGAAAATTTAAACTCCCAGCTTGAGCGTATTAACCCGGCTGAAATCCTCGCTGTTGCCAAAAAACTTGAATTGAAGGATTTTCAGATTGTATCTGATTTAATCGCAGATGTGCCAAAAGACGTCAAAGAAAATTATAATTGTACTTTGCTTGATAAACAGTGCTTCAGCTTTGAAAATGCACAAAAACTCATAAAAGAAATTTTTAATGCCGAAAACCTTAATGCATACGGTTACCCCGAATTTGAGCAGGCATTGTGCGCGGCAGGCGCTATTTTATCTTACCTTAGACATTCACAAAGAGATAACATGTCAAAGTTTGATGTTATTTCACCTTACAGCGTTGAAGCTTATATGAATATTGATGCTAACGCTCAAAAAGGGTTAGAGCTTATTGCGACCGCCAGAGAAAAAACTTACAAAGGCAGTTTACTATGGGCAATTAACCAAACTTCCACAAACATGGGTTCAAGACTTTTGAGAAACTGGCTTAACCAGCCGCTTTTGGATGTTAAAGAAATCAACTTAAGACAAGACGGTGTGGAAGAGCTGCTTGAAGATTCAAAAAAAAGAATGGATTTAAAACTGCTTTTAGACAGGGTTTATGATGTAGAGAGGCTTGCGATAAGAATTACAAATAACAGCGCAAATGCCCGTGATTATTTGTCTTTAAAGCAGTCTTTGGCAACTGTTCCTCAAATAAATGAATTTTTGGCTAATTCACGCTCCGGATATTTAAAAGTTTTTGAAGATGAACGCCCTGCACTGGCTGATTTAGCTTCAATCATTGAGCGTACAATTTTTGAAAATCCTCCCGTATCAATAAAAGAAGGTAATCTTATTAATGCAGGCGTTAATGAAGAGCTTGATTATCAGCGGAATTTGCTGACAAACGGCAAAGCCTGGCTCGAGGATTTTGAAGAAAAGGAGAAAGAAAAAACAGGCATTAGGTCTTTAAAAGTAGGATATAGCAAGTCATTCGGATATTTTATAGAAATCACGCACGCCAATACTTCGCAAGTACCTGCAAATTATATCAGGAAACAAACCCTCACCAACGCGGAGCGCTATATTACACCTGAGCTTAAAAAACACGAGGATGAAGTCTTGAACGCCCAATCAAGAAGCATTGACATTGAATATCAGATTTTTTCCGATTTTAGAGAATATACAAAAGACTTTGTAAACGAATTGAAGCGTTTTGCAAATGATGTTGCGGCTCTGGATGTTTTGTTGTCTTTTGCCTCCTGTGCTTATGAAAATAACTATGTAAGACCGATTGTCGATAATTCGGACGACTTGATTGTGCAGCAAGGCAGGCATGCTGTTTTGGAGAAAATCCTTCCTTTAGGTACTTATGTGGATAATGACCTGGAACTTTGTGCCGCTCAAAAAAATCCTGATACGGCGCAGTTTATGATTTTAACGGGTCCCAATATGGCAGGAAAATCAACCTATATGCGCCAAAATGCACTTATTGTTGTTTTGGCTCAGATAGGGAGTTTTGTGCCTGCAAAGTTCGCTAAAATCGGGGCAGTAGACAAGATTTTTACGAGGATAGGCGCTGTGGATGATTTGACTCTGGGGCAATCGACTTTTATGGTCGAAATGCTTGAAACAGCTAATATTCTTAACTGCGCCACTTCAAAAAGTCTTATATTGCTGGATGAAATAGGCAGAGGCACAAGCACCTATGACGGTGTAGCCATAGCTTGGAGCGTAAGTGAATTTATAGCCAATAAACTTCAAACCCGCTGCATTTTTGCCACTCATTATCATGAGCTGAATATTATGGCTGACAGCTACCCGCAGATTAAAAATTACAGAGTAACCGTAAATGAAGAAAACGATGAAATTGAATTTTTGCGAAAAGTTGTTCCGGGTTCAACTTCAAGAAGCTACGGTATTCAGGTAGCAAAAACAGCAGGCTTGCCAAACAGTGTCGTTTCAAAAGCTATGGCGCTTATGAACAGAATACAAAAAGATAATACGGCAAGAATTAACACTAAAAAATGCAACAGTGACTTAGTGGTTTGCACTCCGCAGTTATCTTTGTTTGAGGAATAA